A genomic window from Elaeis guineensis isolate ETL-2024a chromosome 3, EG11, whole genome shotgun sequence includes:
- the LOC105042217 gene encoding chitinase 2-like has translation MGFSNHLFSLLLSQPFLALLLPMTATQNSNLFREYIGAQGRAVKFTDVPINPDVDFHFILAFAIDYNKSTTPSPTNGRFHSFWDTANLNPSDVTSIKKNHANVKVALSIGGSSVGDTIPVTFHPTSVDSWLRNAVSSLTSLIQQYNLDGIDVNYMNFIMDANQDMFAECIGRLLITLKRKRVIKFASITMYEDEPLQSYYKALWNSYSQVIDYVNFIFYKYPASTTVSQFLGYYEIQRSNYRGGKVLTSFISKGNIGLTPANGFFDACRTLQKQGKLPGIFVWSADDSKSNGFQYEKQAQELLAMSTKTPSPSTPIQFGHGYSNAMKNWWAIWSLVALVAE, from the coding sequence ATGGGTTTCTCAAACCACTTattttctctccttctctcccagCCTTTCCTTGCTCTTCTCTTGCCAATGACTGCAACGCAAAACTCCAACCTCTTTCGAGAGTACATCGGAGCTCAGGGGAGGGCCGTCAAGTTCACCGACGTCCCCATCAACCCCGATGTCGACTTCCACTTCATCCTTGCCTTCGCCATAGACTACAACAAATCGACGACGCCTTCACCCACCAACGGTCGATTCCACTCCTTCTGGGACACCGCCAACCTCAACCCCTCCGATGTCACCTCCATCAAAAAGAACCATGCCAATGTGAAGGTTGCTCTCAGTATTGGAGGGTCAAGCGTTGGCGATACCATACCTGTTACCTTCCATCCTACCTCTGTAGACTCTTGGCTCCGTAATGCTGTGTCCTCGCTAACCAGTCTCATCCAACAATACAATCTCGATGGCATTGATGTCAACTACATGAACTTCATCATGGATGCCAACCAGGATATGTTTGCAGAGTGCATCGGACGGCTACTGATAACTCTAAAGAGAAAACGGGTGATCAAGTTTGCTTCAATTACTATGTATGAAGATGAACCACTCCAGAGCTACTACAAGGCTTTGTGGAACAGTTACTCGCAGGTTATAGATTATGTGAACTTCATATTCTATAAATACCCTGCAAGCACGACAGTGTCGCAATTTCTAGGCTATTATGAGATTCAGAGATCAAATTATAGAGGAGGGAAGGTGTTGACTAGTTTCATTTCTAAAGGGAACATAGGGTTGACACCTGCAAATGGCTTCTTTGATGCCTGTAGGACTCTTCAGAAGCAGGGGAAGCTCCCAGGGATCTTTGTATGGTCTGCTGATGACTCCAAGAGCAACGGATTCCAGTATGAGAAGCAGGCACAAGAGCTGTTAGCCATGTCTACGAAAACGCCGAGTCCATCAACGCCGATTCAATTCGGTCATGGTTATTCGAACGCCATGAAGAACTGGTGGGCAATCTGGTCGTTGGTAGCACTGGTGGCAGAGTAG
- the LOC105042216 gene encoding chitinase 2-like — protein sequence MDSSKLLFSFLLSQPLLALLLPMTAAQNSNLFREYIGAQGRAVKFTDVPINPDVDFHFILAFAIDYTTSTSPSPTNGQFHSFWDTASLTPYDVTSIKQNHSNVKVALSLGGYSVVGTIPATFHPNSVDSWVSNAVSSLTSLIEQYNLDGIDINYENFIIGANQDMFTECIGQLLTTLKSNGVIKFASISMYDDEPLQNYYKALWNNYSQVIDYVNFEFYAYPAGTTVSQFLGYYETQRSNYKGGKVLASFISDESKGLTPANGFFDACRTLQKQGELPGIFVWSADDSKSNGFPYEKQAQELLAMSVKAPSPSAPSQLSHGYANAMKNWWPIWSLAALVAAVV from the coding sequence ATGGATTCCTCAAAgctccttttttctttccttctctcccAGCCTCTCCTTGCTCTTCTCTTGCCAATGACTGCAGCACAAAACTCGAACCTCTTCAGAGAATACATCGGAGCTCAGGGGAGGGCCGTCAAGTTCACCGATGTTCCCATTAATCCCGACGTCGACTTCCACTTCATCCTTGCCTTCGCCATAGACTACACCACATCAACGTCGCCTTCACCCACCAATGGTCAGTTCCACTCCTTCTGGGACACCGCCAGCCTCACCCCCTACGACGTCACCTCCATCAAACAGAATCATAGCAATGTGAAGGTTGCTCTTAGCCTTGGAGGCTACAGCGTCGTCGGCACTATCCCTGCTACCTTCCATCCTAACTCTGTAGACTCTTGGGTCAGTAATGCTGTGTCCTCCCTAACCAGCCTCATCGAACAATACAATCTCGATGGCATCGATATCAACTATGAGAACTTTATCATCGGCGCAAACCAGGACATGTTTACAGAGTGCATCGGACAGCTACTAACAACACTAAAGAGCAATGGGGTGATCAAGTTTGCTTCAATATCTATGTATGATGATGAACCACTCCAGAACTACTACAAGGCTTTGTGGAACAATTACTCACAGGTTATAGATTACGTGAACTTCGAATTCTATGCATACCCTGCTGGCACGACAGTATCGCAATTTCTAGGCTATTATGAGACTCAGAGATCGAATTATAAAGGAGGGAAGGTGTTGGCCAGCTTCATTTCTGATGAAAGTAAAGGATTGACACCTGCAAATGGTTTCTTTGATGCCTGTAGGACTCTTCAGAAGCAGGGGGAGCTCCCAGGTATCTTTGTATGGTCTGCTGATGACTCCAAGAGCAATGGATTTCCGTATGAGAAGCAGGCACAGGAGCTGTTAGCCATGTCTGTGAAAGCGCCGAGTCCATCCGCGCCGAGTCAACTAAGTCATGGTTATGCGAACGCCATGAAGAACTGGTGGCCAATCTGGTCGTTGGCAGCGCTGGTGGCAGCAGTAGTTTGA